One part of the Mariniflexile litorale genome encodes these proteins:
- a CDS encoding methyltransferase: MYEKTFPNKRFKHTIQFLEKHVAKTEAVLDLGVVNPFSEIMIKHGYDVQNTTGEDLDFDTSTIINSDATVVTAFEIFEHLLSPFTVLQAIKSDKLVASIPLRLWFSSAYRSKTDMFDRHYHEFEDWQFDWLLEKAGWKIIDRQKWTNPTKKIGIRPILRWFTLRYYIVYAERM; the protein is encoded by the coding sequence ATGTACGAAAAAACTTTTCCAAATAAACGCTTTAAACATACCATTCAATTTTTAGAAAAGCACGTTGCCAAAACTGAAGCTGTGTTAGATTTGGGCGTAGTAAATCCATTTTCAGAAATCATGATAAAACATGGTTATGACGTCCAAAACACAACAGGTGAAGACCTAGATTTTGATACTTCAACTATTATAAACTCAGACGCTACAGTCGTTACGGCATTTGAAATTTTCGAACATTTATTATCACCTTTTACAGTGCTTCAGGCTATAAAAAGCGATAAATTAGTCGCGAGCATTCCTTTAAGATTATGGTTTTCTTCTGCATATAGAAGTAAAACCGACATGTTTGATAGACACTATCACGAATTTGAAGATTGGCAATTTGATTGGTTATTAGAAAAAGCAGGTTGGAAAATTATAGACCGTCAAAAATGGACAAACCCAACTAAAAAAATTGGAATAAGGCCCATATTACGCTGGTTTACGCTACGCTATTACATTGTTTATGCGGAAAGAATGTAA